One segment of Curtobacterium poinsettiae DNA contains the following:
- a CDS encoding methionine ABC transporter permease, translated as MNNNSFQSVIDTFDVFLAAIRDTIVMSLISLVIAGVIGLALGLLLYATRPGNVLGNRTAYTVLNVFVNLIRPIPFVIFLAAIAPLSRVVVQTTIGVPAVTFAISLAAAFAVSRIVEQNLLSVDPGVVEAARASGAHPVSILLTVLIPEGLGPLILGYTFIYIGIVDMTAQGALIGGGGLGEYAITYGSQRYDWWVVYVSVAAIVVIVQLGQFIGNRLARATLRR; from the coding sequence GTGAACAACAACTCGTTCCAGAGCGTGATCGACACGTTCGACGTCTTCCTCGCCGCCATCCGCGACACCATCGTGATGTCGCTGATCTCGCTGGTCATCGCCGGGGTCATCGGTCTCGCGCTCGGCCTGCTGCTCTACGCGACGCGGCCGGGCAACGTGCTCGGCAACCGCACCGCGTACACGGTGCTCAACGTGTTCGTGAACCTGATCCGCCCGATCCCGTTCGTGATCTTCCTCGCCGCGATCGCGCCGCTGTCGCGGGTCGTCGTGCAGACCACGATCGGTGTCCCCGCGGTGACCTTCGCGATCTCGTTGGCCGCGGCCTTCGCGGTGTCCCGGATCGTCGAGCAGAACCTGCTGTCGGTCGACCCGGGCGTCGTCGAGGCAGCGCGGGCCTCGGGTGCGCATCCGGTCTCGATCCTGCTGACCGTGCTCATCCCCGAGGGCCTCGGCCCCCTGATCCTCGGGTACACGTTCATCTACATCGGCATCGTCGACATGACGGCGCAGGGTGCGCTGATCGGTGGCGGCGGGCTCGGTGAGTACGCGATCACCTACGGCTCGCAGCGCTACGACTGGTGGGTGGTCTACGTCTCGGTGGCGGCGATCGTCGTCATCGTGCAGCTCGGCCAGTTCATCGGCAACCGCTTGGCGCGGGCGACGCTGCGTCGCTGA
- a CDS encoding endonuclease/exonuclease/phosphatase family protein: MAAPEQQSTIAPEQTVQPTQLRVVSYNLREHTANSELAALAEASGADVLCVQECDSNDLAPSIGGLSLAASTRTNRLGLAIYKRDDRFEVQDFSIHSLQKSLHDRVLAPAHERLIAMHLRDTEADAEVVVASFHASPLTATNSLRRKQIEAAHQFLRELAKDVPAVMVGDFNYPWFQTNLRRKIEQHGFALSLSDQPTYLRYRKFTGHFDFATSVGLHIAGVETLPAGISDHRPILVRAHYEHPGETGAVTTVEAPAA; the protein is encoded by the coding sequence ATGGCCGCGCCAGAGCAGCAGAGCACGATCGCACCAGAGCAGACCGTGCAGCCCACGCAGCTCCGTGTCGTCAGTTACAACCTCCGCGAGCACACCGCGAACAGCGAGCTCGCCGCACTGGCCGAGGCGTCCGGAGCCGACGTCCTGTGCGTGCAGGAGTGCGACAGCAACGACCTCGCACCGTCGATCGGCGGCCTCTCGCTCGCCGCGTCGACCCGCACCAACCGACTCGGGCTCGCGATCTACAAGCGCGACGACCGCTTCGAGGTGCAGGACTTCAGCATCCACTCGCTGCAGAAGTCGCTGCACGACCGGGTCCTCGCCCCCGCGCACGAGCGGCTCATCGCGATGCACCTGCGCGACACCGAGGCCGATGCCGAGGTCGTCGTCGCCTCGTTCCACGCCTCGCCGCTCACCGCGACGAACTCCCTGCGCCGCAAGCAGATCGAGGCGGCGCACCAGTTCCTGCGCGAGCTGGCGAAGGACGTCCCCGCCGTCATGGTCGGTGACTTCAACTACCCGTGGTTCCAGACGAACCTGCGCCGCAAGATCGAGCAGCACGGCTTCGCCCTGTCGCTGTCCGACCAGCCGACGTACCTGCGCTACCGCAAGTTCACGGGCCACTTCGACTTCGCGACGAGCGTCGGCCTGCACATCGCCGGCGTCGAGACCCTGCCGGCCGGCATCTCCGACCACCGTCCGATCCTGGTCCGTGCCCACTACGAGCACCCCGGCGAGACCGGCGCCGTCACCACCGTCGAGGCTCCCGCAGCCTGA
- a CDS encoding MFS transporter — MTTTATTPRRRTGSTAVAVLVAGTFFMELLDGTILATAAPAMGRDLGVDSAAVGVAITAYLVTLAVFIPVSGWLTDRIGSRTVFAGAIALFTIASALCALSTGLVELTLWRILQGLGGALMVPVGRLVVLRSAGREQLVTAIAILTWPALAAPIIAPFIGGVLVETLTWHWIFLINIPLGVVAFVAALVLVPQERAAQRVPFDWFGSLLACVGLGSLVVMASLLALEIVPVTAVVVSGVLGAVCCWLAIRHFRRAPHPIMGLDAFRLETFRVSHAGGSLFRLAVSAVPFVLPLLFQDAWGWSAVLAGSAVLWVFVGNLGIKPMTTPFLRWFGYRPVIIVSSAVAALTVVAMAFMTEDTPFWLLAVLLVVSGAARSVGFTAYNTIAFADVEQADMTPANTLSSTLQQTAAGFGVAVAAVVIRAASGLGGDGPYTAAFWVIAALLVVACVEGILMSRTAGDTVRPVRRVRA, encoded by the coding sequence ATGACGACGACGGCGACGACACCCAGACGACGGACCGGCAGCACGGCGGTCGCCGTGCTGGTGGCCGGGACCTTCTTCATGGAGCTCCTGGACGGCACGATCCTGGCGACCGCCGCCCCGGCGATGGGGCGTGACCTCGGGGTCGACTCCGCCGCCGTGGGCGTCGCGATCACCGCGTACCTCGTGACCCTCGCGGTGTTCATCCCGGTCTCCGGCTGGCTCACCGACCGGATCGGCTCCCGGACGGTGTTCGCCGGAGCCATCGCGCTGTTCACGATCGCGTCCGCCCTGTGCGCGCTGTCCACCGGGCTGGTCGAGCTGACGCTGTGGCGCATCCTGCAGGGCCTCGGCGGAGCGCTCATGGTGCCCGTCGGCCGGCTCGTCGTGCTCCGGAGCGCCGGGCGTGAACAACTCGTCACCGCCATCGCCATCCTGACCTGGCCGGCCCTCGCCGCACCGATCATCGCGCCGTTCATCGGCGGGGTCCTCGTCGAGACGCTGACGTGGCACTGGATCTTCCTCATCAACATCCCTCTCGGCGTCGTCGCCTTCGTCGCCGCCCTGGTGCTCGTGCCGCAGGAGCGTGCCGCACAGCGCGTGCCCTTCGACTGGTTCGGGTCGCTGCTCGCCTGCGTCGGGCTCGGCTCGCTCGTGGTGATGGCCTCGCTGCTCGCGCTGGAGATCGTGCCGGTCACCGCGGTCGTCGTCTCCGGGGTCCTCGGCGCGGTGTGTTGCTGGCTCGCGATCCGGCACTTCCGCCGCGCTCCGCACCCGATCATGGGGCTCGACGCGTTCCGACTCGAGACCTTCCGGGTGTCGCACGCCGGCGGCAGCCTGTTCCGCCTGGCGGTGTCCGCGGTGCCGTTCGTGCTGCCGCTGCTGTTCCAGGACGCCTGGGGCTGGAGCGCCGTGCTCGCCGGTTCCGCGGTGCTCTGGGTGTTCGTCGGCAACCTCGGCATCAAGCCGATGACGACGCCGTTCCTCCGCTGGTTCGGGTACCGCCCGGTGATCATCGTGTCGTCGGCCGTCGCCGCTCTGACCGTGGTCGCGATGGCGTTCATGACCGAGGACACCCCGTTCTGGCTGCTCGCCGTGCTGCTCGTCGTCAGCGGTGCGGCCCGATCCGTGGGCTTCACGGCGTACAACACGATCGCCTTCGCCGACGTCGAACAGGCCGACATGACCCCCGCGAACACGCTGTCGTCGACGCTGCAGCAGACCGCCGCGGGTTTCGGTGTCGCCGTCGCCGCCGTGGTCATCCGTGCGGCCTCCGGGCTGGGCGGCGACGGACCGTACACGGCCGCGTTCTGGGTCATCGCCGCCCTGCTCGTGGTCGCCTGCGTCGAGGGCATCCTGATGAGTCGCACAGCGGGCGACACCGTCCGCCCGGTCCGCCGTGTCCGCGCCTGA
- a CDS encoding pyridoxamine 5'-phosphate oxidase family protein → MTDTQTDQRAAISDIVHGAHTALLTTVSEDGNLHARPLAVQDKAFHGTLRFLVQDGSEKVEDIARNPHVNVSIESQGGYLSIAGTATVTQDDSVVDELWSPFAEAWFPEGRQDPSIRLLTVEGVSVEYWTQDTGPVGSLVQMFKAALGKQSQPDTGDHGTIEL, encoded by the coding sequence ATGACCGACACACAGACGGACCAGCGCGCCGCCATCTCGGACATCGTCCACGGCGCCCACACGGCACTGCTCACCACGGTGAGCGAGGACGGGAACCTGCACGCCAGGCCCCTCGCGGTGCAGGACAAGGCGTTCCACGGGACCCTGCGGTTCCTGGTGCAGGACGGTAGCGAGAAGGTCGAGGACATCGCGCGGAACCCGCACGTCAACGTCTCGATCGAGTCGCAGGGCGGGTACCTGTCCATCGCCGGGACCGCGACCGTGACCCAGGACGACTCGGTCGTCGACGAGCTGTGGTCCCCGTTCGCCGAGGCCTGGTTCCCCGAGGGCCGTCAGGACCCGTCGATCCGGCTGCTGACGGTCGAGGGGGTCTCGGTCGAGTACTGGACCCAGGACACCGGTCCGGTCGGCAGTCTGGTGCAGATGTTCAAGGCGGCGCTCGGCAAGCAGAGCCAGCCGGACACCGGCGACCACGGCACGATCGAACTCTGA